The Chlorobaculum sp. MV4-Y genome contains the following window.
CGAGACCGCCGAGACGCACATGCCGGTGCCGCCGACCGGAAAGCCGAGCGATTCGAGTTCCTGGATCATCGGTTCGATGTTGCCCTCGTTCGGCGTCAGGAATTCGACGTTGTTGCGCACCGTGAAGCGAAGGAAGCCGTCGCTGTATTTGTCGGCGATGTCGCAGAGCTGGCGCACCTTGTCGACGGTGTCCTGGCGAGGCGTGCCCGCGCGGACGGTCCAGATGATGTCACCGCTCTCGGCTACGTGCTTCAAGACGCCCGGCTTCGGAATTTCATGGTATTTCCACTTGCCGTAGTTTTTCCTGACCACCGGATGCAGCGCCTCTTCGTAGGTGTGCGGACCCGACTCTATGGTCTTCCAGGTTCTTTCCTGACTGCTCATGCTCGTTCCTGTAGGTTGATGCGCACCGGCTCCTTTCGCGGGAGCCGGTACGGCTGAGTTTGTGCTGTTGTTTCGTAGCGTCTCTGGTGCTGTCCAGAAAGGCGGCTCTCAGTACTTGGCTTTGAAATACGGGTTGTCCCTCGGGCGCGAGATCTGGTTGATGTCGTACTCGATGCCGACGCCGTCGAGGAACTGTTTCAGACCCACGCGCTCAATGGTTTCGCCGATGCGCTCGTGGTCGAGGCCGGCGTCGTCCCACCAGTCGATGATCTCTTCGATCAGTTCGATGAAGGCTTCACGGTCTTCGTCCGTCTCCATCTTCATGAACGGCACGATGAGCGAGCCCATGTTGACACCGACTTTCAGCGTGTTCTTGCCGCCCATCAAAAGCGCGATGCCCTTTTCCTTGCCGGGCGAGAGCGCTTTGGACATGGCGTTGATGCAGTGCATGCAGCGCACGCAGTCGCGCGTCGAGATGTCGATGTCGCCGTCCTGCAGCCGGATCGCTTTGGTCGGGCAGTGGTTGATGACGTTGTTGACCAGAGCATCGACGCCCTTTTCGGCGATCCACGCTTTCACCTCGTCGTGGTCGATCTGGATCGCGTCACGCCACGTGCCAATGACGGCCAGGTCGGAGCGCATGATGGCGTTGGTGCAGTCGTTCGGGCAGGCGGAGAATTTGAATTTCAGCTTGTAGTTCCATTCGGGGCGGTGCACCTGCGGAGAGAAGTGTTTGAGCGCGTCGAGGTGCAGCTTGAGGTTGTCGTAGCAGGCGTTGTCGCAGCGGCCTGGCCCGATGCACGACACGCCGGTGCGCATGCCGGCGCCTGCGCCGCCGAGATCCCACCCCTTCTGGTTCAGCTCGTCGAAGCACGCCTGCACCTTGTCCTGCTCGATGCCCTGCAGCATGATGTCGCCCGTCTGACCGTGCAGGGTGATGATGCCGCTGCCGTATTTCTCCCAGATGTCGCACAGTTCGCGCAACATCGCCGTGTTGTAGTGCAGGCCCGGAGCCGGCTGGATGCGCATCGTGTGGAATTCGGCCGCTTCGGGGAACTTGTCTTTAATCATCGAGTAGCGCGTGATGATGCCGGCGCCGTAGCCGTCCACCGTGACGAGACCGCCTTTCCAGTAGCCCATCTTCGTTTTGTAGGAATATTCGAGCTGGTCCAGCACGCCACGAAGCATCGGCTTCTCTGTCCGCTCCGCAAGCTCCTTGAAGCCCGAGATGAAGCTCGGCCACGGTCCGCTTTCAAGCTGGTCGAGCATCGGCGTTTCGTTCAGGAACTTGCCGTTGACCGATGATCCGCACCCGCCGCAATGGCACGACTCGTTCACAGCGCTGTCGTTAGCACTCATGTTGCCTCCTTTGGTTCTCAGATACTTTGGTGACCGGCGCACGCTCCGGTGCGCCCGTCAATTTCGTTGTGGGTTTGCATCAAGCGCCGCGACTCAGACGCAGCCGGTCGGCTTGGGAAGGCCGGCAATCTTGCAGGCCTGCAACGCCGGGCCTTTCGGGAACATCGCGTACAGGAACTCTGAGGCCTCTTTCTTATCCATCCCCTTCTCGGTGGCTACCGCCTTGGTCAGCACCTTCACGGCTGGCGCAATCTGGTACTCCTTGTAGTAGTTCCTCAGAAACTTCACCAGATCCCAGTGCCCCTCTTCCATCGTGATATCCTCACCTTCAGCGATCTTTACCGCTACCTCTTCCGTCCAGTCATCCAGATTCACCAAATAACCGTTCTCGTCCGTCTCGACGCTCATGCCATTGACTTCAATTGCCATAATGAAGCACTCCCTTTAAAATAATTGTGGTAATTGTGATTTATGATCCTGAACCGGAGAACGCTCCTCAAGCAAGGAGACTCGATTCTGAATCAGGGCAATCGTTATTGAAAAACCAAATCGCGCTGTGTGTTGCTCGGAATAACCTTGTAGCTGTATGATTATATAGTTAATTATCAGAATTTTTCAAAGTGGCCACTGTTTTTTTCGCGCCCTGCCAAAAATTCGCATCAGGGTAACGGTAAAGATTGTTCGCAGCGTTTTTAAGCCATGAGGCATTTCCGGAAACGGAGAAATTCAAGACTCCCGAAAGGAGATCAAAAAGGGAAAGAGCCGCTTTGCGAACAGAAACCATCGGGAAAAAACAGTTTGTGAAGATCGGTATCGCTCCGTACCGGAACCGCTGACTCGGCATGACAAGACAGCCGCTGGCGTGCCTATGGCGTGAAAGCAGGTTCGAGGTCAGGAAAAATCGATAGTTCATCGCATTCGGCATGGCTGTGGTTTCAGTCTCGCCATAATGATTGATCATCATATGTCAGAACTGTTCAGAAAACCGGGATTTCAAAAAGCGATACCAAAAAACCCAGTCAGCCCCAAGATGTTCAGAAACGGCGCTCTCCACGCCTTTGGGCAAAAAAGAGAGCGCCGCGCCGCATTATTTTTTCTTGATATAGAAGGTATGCTTGCCACCCTCTTCGGTGTGCTCGACCAGATCGTTGCCGGTGCGCTTTGCCCATGACGCCATGTCGTTGACCGAACCGGGATCGGTGGCGATCATTTTGAGCACCTGACCGCTCTGCAAGCTGTCGATGGCTTTCTTGGTTTTGAGGATCGGCAAAGGGCAGTTCAGGCCTTCACAGTTCAGCTCCAGATCGCTTGCGATTCCGCTCATAAAAAACTCCTTCTTGAAATTGCTTGGAGATTGTTTTTCCTGTAACAAAAAACAGCTCGCCACTCGCATTTAATTACAATGCTACGGGGCAGCCGAAAAGTCTTTTGCTGATTTTCCGGCTATTATTGATTGCATCCGGGGTGAATTGCTGCTATCAGGTGAAAACCTTTTTCATTCAGAGACCCAATGAACGCAATAGAAATTCGGCAAAAAATAATTGAGAAATTTAAACAAATAAACTCATTCCGGTCAAAACAAAAAACACATGAAACGCAAAAAAAGCGCATATATCAAGCAAGAAACCCGTACAATAAAGCGTGGCTTCCTTTTCTACCGACGCGCAACCTTTTGCCAAAGTGACCAGCGAGCCGCCGGGCGCGGTCACGACATCCAGACCACCGAGCCGAGCACAAGCGCAGCGAGAAACACTGTCTCTGCGATCATGATCGAAACCGGCTTCCAGCCAACCTCGAACAGCGATTTCAGCGACGTTTTCATGCCGAGTGCACCAATGGCTGTAACCAGGCACCAGCGGGAGGCGTCGTTGATGAACTGAGTGGCCGGTTTCGGCACAACGCCAAGACTGTTGATTCCGACAAACAGTACAAAGAAGATGATGAATGGCGGAAGAAGCATGCGTTTTGGCGCGTTTCCATCTTTTTGTTTCTCGTATGGAAAATAAGTGAAAGAATAAACACGACCGGCACCAGCATGGATACCCTGAGCAGCTTGATAACGGTCGCCGTGTCACCGGTCTGCTCCGATACGGAATAACCGGCACCGACCACCTGCGCGACATCGTGAATCGTGCCACCGAGAAAAATACCCGCCGCCTGGTGGTCGAGCCCGAACCAGTGAGCCACGACCGGATAGGCGATCATAGCCAGCGTACTCAGCGCGGTAATGCTGATGACCGTGAAAATGGTATTGCGCTCGCTGTACTCGTCCTGGGGTAAAACGGCGGCAATAGCTAGCGCTGCGGAAGCGCCGCAGATGCCAACGCTGCCGCCGGTCAGCACGCCGAAACGTTTTCCGCGACCCATAATTTTGGAAAGCCCGATACCGAACAAAATAGTGAGCAGTACCGAGAAAAAAACCATCGCAACCGGCTTAACGCCAAGCGACTGGATCTGGCCGAGGGTGATGCGCATACCAAGCAGTGCCACGCCGATTCGAAGCACCGTGGTGGAAGCGAACTGGATGCCGACCAGCGCCCGGCCCTCGTCTTCGGAGAGAAAGCGAAATGCCATGCCGATGAGCAGCGCGAAGAGCATCGTCGGCGCACCGTAGTGATCAGAGAGAAAGGTGGCCGCAGCGGCAACGGTTATCGATGCCAGAACGCCGGGAAAGTATTTGTCAAACCTGATTTTGGCCGCCTGAACCTGGCCATGGAATCCGTATTTTTCAGCCTCGTGAATCTGTTCTTCGGTTGGGATTTCCGTATCGACATGTTTCAACGATTTATCGGTGACCTCGTCGTCATGGACGTGCTTCTTGCTCTTCATCAGGCTCCTCCTTTAATGTCAATGTGTGTTACTGATGCCCGGAATGCTGAGTCCAGGTACTCTTCGATGAAAACAATCGTGAGATTGCGGAATAAAATAAGAAAAGAACGCTCGAAGGCAAGCAGAAAAATCACTATATGACCATGCAGTGATATAAATTCACCGGAGTCTTTCAGGAAGCTGTCTTGGGGCGCATCTGATCGGGTCGAAGCTTGGCGGTAAAGTATTGATCCGCAAAATCAGGATCGACCGCCTCGCCCGCCTTGTTCACCAGCGGTTCCTCATAGTCGTTCCAGCCGCGCAGTCCCGATTTGAGCGAAACGACATTTTCATATCCGAGCACATGCAGCGAGTGAGCAGCAAGAATGCTGCGATGGCCCGACCGGCAGACCACCACGATTTCGCGCTGCCGCGCATTGACCAGTTCAGGCTCCGTCTCTTCGAAGTCCCATTCGCAGGCCGACTCGAGTATGCCGCGCGGCACGTTGAGCGAACCGGCAATGTGCATGGCGTCAAACTCGTTCGGCTCGCGAACATCGAGAATGAGCAGGCCAGGATTCTCCTTCAGGCGATCCACAAGATTCCAAGGCAGGATTTCCTTGACGTCCAAAAGACAGTGCCGAACCAGCTCTATAAAACGAACCATAGCCGATAACCCCTCATTGTTAATACGTTCAAAACACAAAGGAGAAAGGCTCTCCCCTTCCTGATAAACGAAGTCCCCTTCAAGGCAAACAGCAAGACGCTGTTACATTTGAGAATATCATCACTTACTCACTCTACCCACGGACGGGCGTAAATATACTCAACGCACCGGCAGGCAGACAACCAGGGACAAGCTGATTGCGATAAAACCCTTTACGTTGAGAGCCTGAACCGTGACCTCTTCAGGCAAAACAAAGCAAAACCGGAAGCTTCAAAACCCCGGTTTTGCCGGACAAGAGAGAACGGTCAACGTATCGAATCGAGGAACCGTTCGGCTTCGATGGCGGCCATGCAGCCGGTACCGACAGCGGTGACGGCCTGGCGGTAGGTGAAATCCTGCACATCGCCGCAGGCAAAGACGCCCTGGACGCTGGTCTCGGTGGAGTGAGCCTTGGTGAGGATGTAACCGTAATCGTCCATGTCGAGCTGGCCTTTGAAAAGTTTGGCGTTCGGTTCGTGGCCGATAGCCATAAAGACACCATCGCAGGCGTGCTCGGTCAGCTCCCCGGTCTTGACGTTCTTGAGCCTGATGCCTGTCACCTTCATGTCATCACCGAGAATTTCATCTACCACCTCGTTGAGCATGGTGGTGATCTTCGGGTTCTTGCTCGCCCGAAGACTCATGATCTTGGAGGCCCTGAACTCATCACGCCGGTGAACGAGCACCACTTCGGAAGCGAACTTGGTGAGGTAGAGCGCCTCTTCCATCGCCGTATCGCCACCGCCGACCACGAACACGCGGCAGTTGCGGAAGAAAAATCCGTCGCAGGTGGCGCATGCCGACACGCCGCGTCCGCGATATTTCGCTTCCGACTCGATGCCGAGCCACTTGGCATTTGCACCGGTGGCGACAATGAGCGTTCGGGAAAGAATCTCCTGGCCGTTGTCAAGCGTCAGAGAGAAGGGGCGGCGTGAGACATCGGCTTCAGTGATGCTGCCGAACTGGAACTCGACGCCGAAACGCGCTGCCTGCTCGCGCATCCGGCTCATCAGCTCCGGGCCAGGAATGCCCTCCGGAAAGCCGGGAAAGTTCTCGATGTCGGTGGTAATCATGAGCTGACCACCAGGCTGATGCCCCTCGATGACCAGCGGCTTGAGATTGGCCCGTCCGGTGTAAATGGCCGAAGTATATCCGGCAGGGCCGGTTCCGATAATGACGACGTCCCTGATTTCTTTATCCATCGTATGCCTCCGGGAGGTAGGGTTGGGATTATAACAAAACTATCCCGGCTTGAACCGGGATAGCAAAGAATAAAAAACGGATGGAAGATCAGCCGATATGCTCATCGAGCTTCTTGGCGATCATGTTCTTGGGCAGAGCGCCGACCATCTGGTCAACAACCTTGCCGCCCTTGATGATCAGCA
Protein-coding sequences here:
- a CDS encoding TusE/DsrC/DsvC family sulfur relay protein, translated to MAIEVNGMSVETDENGYLVNLDDWTEEVAVKIAEGEDITMEEGHWDLVKFLRNYYKEYQIAPAVKVLTKAVATEKGMDKKEASEFLYAMFPKGPALQACKIAGLPKPTGCV
- the dsrA gene encoding dissimilatory-type sulfite reductase subunit alpha, whose translation is MSANDSAVNESCHCGGCGSSVNGKFLNETPMLDQLESGPWPSFISGFKELAERTEKPMLRGVLDQLEYSYKTKMGYWKGGLVTVDGYGAGIITRYSMIKDKFPEAAEFHTMRIQPAPGLHYNTAMLRELCDIWEKYGSGIITLHGQTGDIMLQGIEQDKVQACFDELNQKGWDLGGAGAGMRTGVSCIGPGRCDNACYDNLKLHLDALKHFSPQVHRPEWNYKLKFKFSACPNDCTNAIMRSDLAVIGTWRDAIQIDHDEVKAWIAEKGVDALVNNVINHCPTKAIRLQDGDIDISTRDCVRCMHCINAMSKALSPGKEKGIALLMGGKNTLKVGVNMGSLIVPFMKMETDEDREAFIELIEEIIDWWDDAGLDHERIGETIERVGLKQFLDGVGIEYDINQISRPRDNPYFKAKY
- a CDS encoding sulfurtransferase TusA family protein, translating into MSGIASDLELNCEGLNCPLPILKTKKAIDSLQSGQVLKMIATDPGSVNDMASWAKRTGNDLVEHTEEGGKHTFYIKKK
- a CDS encoding rhodanese-like domain-containing protein, whose amino-acid sequence is MVRFIELVRHCLLDVKEILPWNLVDRLKENPGLLILDVREPNEFDAMHIAGSLNVPRGILESACEWDFEETEPELVNARQREIVVVCRSGHRSILAAHSLHVLGYENVVSLKSGLRGWNDYEEPLVNKAGEAVDPDFADQYFTAKLRPDQMRPKTAS
- the trxB gene encoding thioredoxin-disulfide reductase — protein: MDKEIRDVVIIGTGPAGYTSAIYTGRANLKPLVIEGHQPGGQLMITTDIENFPGFPEGIPGPELMSRMREQAARFGVEFQFGSITEADVSRRPFSLTLDNGQEILSRTLIVATGANAKWLGIESEAKYRGRGVSACATCDGFFFRNCRVFVVGGGDTAMEEALYLTKFASEVVLVHRRDEFRASKIMSLRASKNPKITTMLNEVVDEILGDDMKVTGIRLKNVKTGELTEHACDGVFMAIGHEPNAKLFKGQLDMDDYGYILTKAHSTETSVQGVFACGDVQDFTYRQAVTAVGTGCMAAIEAERFLDSIR